Proteins encoded in a region of the Panicum hallii strain FIL2 chromosome 3, PHallii_v3.1, whole genome shotgun sequence genome:
- the LOC112887558 gene encoding serine/threonine-protein kinase STY13-like, translating to MKDGGGGGGGGGGDAGFVRADQIDLKSLDEQLERHLSRAWTMEKRKEEASAGANQRGGGSGGGRQHSLRPGREDWEIDPAKLVVKGVIARGTFGTVHRGIYDGHDVAVKLLDWGEDGHRSEQDIAAVRAAFSQEVSVWHKLDHPNVTKFIGAIMGARDLNIQTENGHIGMPTNICCVVVEYLAGGALKSFLIKNRRRKLAFKVVVQIALDLARGLSYLHSKKIVHRDVKTENMLLDKTRTVKIADFGVARLEASNPSDMTGETGTLGYMAPEVLNGNPYNRKCDVYSFGICLWEIYCCDMPYPDLSFSEVTSAVVRQNLRPEIPRCCPSSLANVMKRCWDANPDKRPEMAEVVSLLEAIDTSKGGGMIPVDQRPGCLPCFRQYRGP from the exons ATGAaggatggtggcggcggcggcgggggaggaggaggggacgCGGGGTTCGTCCGGGCGGACCAGATCGACCTCAAGAGCCTGGACGAGCAGCTGGAGCGCCACCTCAGCCGCGCCTGGACCATGGAGAAGCGCAAGGAGGAGGCCTCCGCCGGCGCCAACCAGCGcggtggcggcagcggcggcgggaggcaGCACTCCCTCCGCCCCGGGAGGGAGGACTGGGAGATCGACCCCGCCAAGCTCGTCGTCAAGGGCGTCATCGCCCGCGGCACCTTCGGCACCGTCCACCGCGGCATCTACGACGGCCACGACGTCGCAG TGAAATTGCTTGATTGGGGTGAGGATGGTCATAGGTCAGAACAAGATATTGCAGCAGTAAGAGCCGCATTTTCACAGGAGGTCTCTGTTTGGCATAAGCTTGACCATCCAAATGTAACTAAG TTTATTGGAGCTATAATGGGCGCAAGGGATCTTAATATTCAGACAGAAAACGGGCACATCGGCATGCCAACTAATATCTGCTGTGTTGTTGTGGAGTATCTTGCTGGAGGTGCTCTAAAATCATTTCTGATAAAGAACAGAAGAAGGAAGTTAGCTTTTAAGGTGGTTGTCCAAATTGCTCTTGACCTTGCCAGGGG GTTAAGCTATCTTCACTCAAAGAAGATTGTGCACCGTGATGTGAAGACTGAAAATATGCTTCTTGACAAAACAAGAACTGTGAAAATTGCTGATTTTGGTGTTGCTCGTCTTGAAGCTTCTAATCCCAGTGATATGACTGGCGAAACTGGAACACTTGGTTACATGGCACCTGAG GTTCTTAATGGCAATCCTTATAACAGGAAATGTGATGTTTATAGCTTTGGAATATGTTTATGGGAGATATACTGCTGTGATATGCCATATCCAGATTTGAGCTTCTCAGAGGTCACGTCTGCTGTTGTTCGACAG AACTTGAGGCCCGAGATACCGCGCTGCTGTCCAAGTTCTTTAGCAAACGTGATGAAGCGTTGCTGGGACGCAAACCCCGACAAGCGACCTGAGATGGCCGAGGTTGTGTCTCTGCTGGAGGCGATCGAcacatcaaagggtggaggcaTGATTCCCGTCGATCAGCGACCAGGATGCCTTCCGTGCTTCCGTCAGTACAGAGGTCCGTGA